A section of the Flavobacterium ardleyense genome encodes:
- the rodA gene encoding rod shape-determining protein RodA — MKNQSVKSNLDWLSVIIYTALLIMGWLNIYSSSLPIETTTTFDFGEFYGKQLLFIIFTIPLIIVILSVDGKFYEKYATIIFAISLVLLAGLFLFGKTIAGQRCWYAIGSFTIQPSEFAKTATALALAKYLSDVQVNLKDPARQVQALLIVFLPIMLILPQPDPGSALIYTIFLIVLYREGLPAWYIWTGFIAIVLFMMALMFEPYIIILIAAVVTTIVYLRSRIANRNILASAIVMVLISGFVFSVDYVFDNIFKQHHRDRFNILLGKEVDLRGVGYNTNQSEIAIGSGGWFGKGFLEGTQTKGGFVPEQHTDYIFTTVGEEWGFLGSLVVIGLFVALILRVIYLSERQKTKFSRVYGYCVAGIIFIHFFVNIAMVVGVFPTIGVPLPLFSYGGSGLWAFTILLFIFLKMDANKVNEW, encoded by the coding sequence ATGAAAAATCAAAGTGTAAAAAGCAATCTCGACTGGCTTAGTGTAATAATCTACACCGCGCTACTCATTATGGGGTGGCTAAATATTTACTCTTCTTCCTTACCAATTGAAACCACAACAACTTTTGATTTTGGAGAATTTTACGGCAAGCAACTACTATTTATCATTTTTACAATTCCTCTAATAATTGTAATTCTATCGGTTGACGGAAAGTTTTACGAAAAGTACGCAACCATAATCTTTGCCATTTCCCTCGTTCTGCTGGCGGGCTTATTCCTTTTTGGAAAAACCATTGCAGGACAACGATGCTGGTACGCAATTGGATCTTTTACCATTCAGCCGTCAGAATTTGCCAAAACCGCTACTGCTTTGGCATTAGCCAAGTATCTGAGTGATGTACAAGTAAATCTTAAGGATCCAGCGCGACAAGTACAAGCATTACTCATCGTATTCCTACCAATAATGCTGATTTTGCCTCAACCTGACCCTGGAAGTGCACTTATTTACACAATATTTTTAATCGTTTTATATCGAGAAGGCCTTCCGGCTTGGTATATTTGGACTGGTTTTATCGCTATTGTACTCTTTATGATGGCACTTATGTTTGAGCCTTACATCATCATTTTAATTGCTGCGGTAGTTACTACAATCGTTTATTTAAGAAGTCGAATTGCCAATAGAAATATACTCGCAAGTGCAATAGTGATGGTGCTTATCTCCGGATTTGTGTTCTCAGTCGATTATGTTTTTGATAATATTTTTAAACAGCATCACCGCGATCGTTTTAATATTTTGTTGGGCAAAGAAGTCGATTTACGAGGAGTGGGATACAATACCAATCAATCCGAAATTGCCATCGGTTCGGGAGGATGGTTTGGAAAAGGATTTCTGGAAGGCACGCAAACCAAGGGTGGATTTGTACCCGAACAACATACCGATTATATTTTTACAACCGTTGGCGAAGAATGGGGATTCCTGGGATCGCTAGTTGTAATTGGTCTTTTTGTCGCGCTAATTTTACGCGTCATTTACTTATCCGAAAGACAAAAAACAAAGTTTAGCAGAGTCTACGGTTATTGCGTTGCGGGAATTATTTTTATTCACTTTTTCGTTAATATCGCAATGGTAGTCGGCGTCTTCCCCACGATTGGAGTACCTCTTCCCTTATTTTCTTACGGTGGATCTGGACTTTGGGCATTTACAATTTTGCTATTTATTTTTCTAAAAATGGATGCAAATAAAGTAAATGAGTGGTAA
- a CDS encoding GEVED domain-containing protein, which yields MKKIYSSLAMLGFVFTSFAQFPAPYCPVTFPSGAEPISLVQFAGIDNASAAALAGAVQHENFTAISGAVAAGTSYPITINGNTGGNYTNVVTVYIDWNQDNDFDDPGESYAIGDLVNNNGTGTAITSNIAVPVTAMAGTVRMRVMKKFFSAGLPCNSAGFGQAEDYSLTVSAAQDCTGTPVVGAATASATSTCAGKQIALTAAVTPTAGFTYQWEKSEDAGATWTALGTVQTNVGYSVASQEVATSYRLIVTCTGSGLSATSAPVAIAQNAYTECYCINEIDYNCEEGDVITNVTFGDLNNDSECSGPTGYINYSATVDAVDIMKGSSENISVTVGPSADGWMFESAGVWIDYNHNGVFDENEFTYIGTGLDEVLTQTVLIPATAMEGPTRMRVIVRAATAVGFGADAVCGPAAVNNPYGEAEDYTINIVPFLATQSFSQNAIAMYPNPTTSQVTIDLGKQMNLLTVGVYSLSGQQVISETVNSNTANHTLNVGRLATGVYMVKVTTDSGTFTQRLMKK from the coding sequence ATGAAAAAAATTTACTCATCACTAGCAATGCTTGGTTTTGTGTTTACTTCTTTTGCACAATTTCCAGCACCTTATTGTCCAGTTACATTCCCTTCTGGAGCCGAACCTATTTCCTTAGTGCAATTTGCAGGAATTGATAATGCCAGTGCTGCAGCATTAGCTGGAGCTGTTCAACATGAAAATTTTACAGCTATTTCTGGAGCTGTGGCTGCGGGTACGTCCTACCCCATAACCATTAACGGAAATACTGGAGGTAATTATACCAATGTAGTTACTGTATATATCGATTGGAATCAAGATAATGATTTTGACGATCCGGGAGAAAGTTATGCAATTGGCGATCTTGTTAATAATAATGGAACTGGAACGGCAATTACATCAAATATCGCAGTGCCTGTTACAGCAATGGCTGGAACCGTACGTATGCGTGTTATGAAAAAATTCTTCTCGGCAGGTCTTCCTTGTAACTCTGCAGGTTTTGGACAGGCGGAAGATTATAGCCTAACTGTTAGTGCCGCACAAGATTGTACCGGAACTCCAGTGGTAGGAGCAGCGACGGCAAGTGCAACAAGTACGTGTGCTGGAAAACAAATTGCTCTTACTGCAGCGGTAACTCCAACGGCAGGATTTACTTATCAATGGGAAAAATCTGAAGATGCTGGTGCCACATGGACAGCTCTTGGAACGGTGCAAACAAATGTTGGATACTCAGTTGCATCTCAAGAAGTTGCCACATCTTACCGCCTTATAGTGACTTGCACAGGAAGTGGATTGTCTGCTACGTCAGCTCCGGTTGCTATTGCACAAAATGCTTACACTGAGTGTTATTGTATTAACGAAATTGACTACAATTGTGAAGAAGGTGATGTAATTACCAATGTTACTTTTGGAGATCTTAATAATGATTCTGAATGCTCTGGACCTACAGGCTACATCAATTACTCAGCAACTGTGGACGCTGTTGATATTATGAAAGGTTCAAGTGAGAACATTTCGGTAACAGTGGGACCTTCAGCTGATGGTTGGATGTTTGAATCTGCTGGAGTTTGGATTGATTACAATCACAATGGTGTATTTGATGAAAATGAGTTTACTTATATTGGTACAGGGTTGGACGAAGTACTTACGCAAACTGTACTAATTCCTGCTACTGCAATGGAAGGACCAACAAGAATGCGAGTAATTGTAAGAGCAGCAACCGCAGTTGGATTTGGTGCAGATGCCGTTTGCGGGCCTGCAGCAGTTAATAACCCTTACGGTGAAGCAGAAGATTATACAATTAATATTGTACCATTCTTGGCAACTCAGTCTTTCAGTCAAAATGCAATTGCAATGTATCCTAACCCTACTACTTCGCAAGTGACAATTGATCTTGGTAAGCAAATGAACCTTCTAACGGTAGGAGTTTATTCACTTTCGGGTCAACAAGTAATATCAGAAACTGTAAATAGTAATACTGCAAATCACACTCTAAATGTTGGCAGACTTGCAACAGGAGTTTATATGGTAAAAGTAACTACAGATTCAGGAACATTCACTCAACGACTAATGAAGAAATAG
- a CDS encoding ABC transporter permease, which yields MSQETQSLSAIAFQKFKKNIWGVSSLGLIGILVFISIFAYVLAPDNSENANQMHLSIHSKPPGFKVQILKIPALQKEEIKLQYYLVGFPNSTSEIPIKSYTLVDNAIVYEEYSEEATLQLQKSITLQAFPNYSSIDDVAKEQITTKYFWLGTDKYGRDLLSRMIIGSRVSLAIGFVAVIISLVVGIFFGALGGYYGGKIDAVVMWIVNVIWSIPTLLLVIAITLALGKGFWQVFVAVGLTMWVEVARVVRGQVISAKEMQYVTAARALGFGNFRIIVNHILPNIMAPVIVISAANFASAILVESGLSFLGLGAQPPIPTWGSIIKDHYNYIILGKPYLAMVPGIAIMLLTLAFMIVGNALRDALDQKTA from the coding sequence GTGTCACAAGAAACCCAGTCTCTATCGGCTATTGCATTTCAAAAATTCAAAAAGAATATTTGGGGTGTCTCAAGTTTGGGTCTAATTGGAATTTTGGTGTTCATTTCCATATTTGCCTACGTACTAGCACCTGACAATTCAGAAAATGCCAATCAAATGCATTTATCGATCCACTCAAAACCACCTGGTTTTAAAGTTCAGATATTAAAGATTCCCGCGCTTCAAAAGGAGGAAATAAAACTCCAATATTATTTAGTTGGCTTTCCGAATTCAACTTCCGAAATTCCGATCAAGTCCTATACACTCGTTGATAATGCCATCGTGTACGAAGAATATTCAGAAGAAGCCACCTTGCAACTGCAAAAAAGTATTACGCTGCAGGCATTCCCAAATTATAGCTCAATTGATGATGTTGCAAAGGAGCAGATCACAACCAAATATTTTTGGCTAGGTACCGATAAGTACGGTAGAGATTTGTTGAGTAGAATGATTATTGGCTCTAGAGTATCACTTGCGATTGGATTTGTTGCCGTTATAATCTCATTGGTGGTAGGAATATTTTTTGGGGCATTGGGTGGCTATTATGGCGGTAAAATTGATGCTGTAGTAATGTGGATTGTCAACGTAATCTGGTCTATACCTACCTTATTATTGGTAATTGCAATTACGCTCGCATTGGGCAAAGGATTTTGGCAAGTGTTTGTAGCAGTTGGACTCACGATGTGGGTCGAAGTCGCGCGCGTGGTGAGAGGACAAGTAATCAGCGCAAAAGAAATGCAGTATGTTACCGCGGCAAGAGCGTTGGGCTTTGGGAATTTTAGAATAATTGTAAATCATATCTTGCCAAATATTATGGCGCCGGTAATTGTTATTTCGGCGGCTAATTTCGCTTCAGCTATACTAGTAGAAAGTGGACTAAGCTTTTTAGGTTTGGGCGCTCAACCGCCAATCCCAACTTGGGGAAGTATTATCAAAGATCACTATAACTATATTATTTTGGGTAAACCATACCTTGCAATGGTTCCTGGAATAGCAATAATGCTTCTCACCTTGGCATTTATGATTGTGGGTAATGCTTTGAGAGATGCTCTTGATCAGAAAACTGCTTAG
- a CDS encoding carboxy terminal-processing peptidase — MKTILNFMRRNYKILLLVMALSLAFWSFMPKAKVVDPEKDKLLLELLTFVIQRGHYDPVAVDDEFSKGLYKDYVQALDPSKRFFLQEDIDAFAKYELDLDDQIKNRDLTFFDLTYSKLMQRIKESEGYYKTILSKPFNYTIDEGFDTDYDKLPYAKNTTELKEKWRKQIKLSTLSSLSNKLELQEKAKDPAVRDSIAKNSKKKEKDLVEIESKTFEQLEKETRENSLKSLDEYFSFVDDLDRNDWFAVFVNSIAARFDPHTSYFAPDDKERFDVSMSGKLEGIGARLQKKNDYTEITDLISGGPAWRQKELEPGDQILKVAQGNKEPVDVVGMRLDDVVKKIKGPKGTEVRLSVKKTDGTLKVISIIRDEVEIEETYAKSSIVIKDGLKYGIIYLPKFYIDFEDRNGRDAAKDMALEVDRLKAEGVKGIVVDVRDNGGGSLKTVVDIAGLFIEEGPIVQIKSANKRKEILSDTDKKVQWDGPLVIMVNSFSASASEILAAALQDYHRAVIIGSKQTYGKGTVQNVFDLNQFVRNTSFGDLGALKTTTQKFYRINGGSTQLEGVHSDIAIPDRYAYVKMGERDIDNAMGFDKIDKANYKLWTKQYNFDAAIANSKSRVSKNEAFKLIDENAKWINDRSEETVYTLKLDNFQKEQKELELKAKKYKALADYSNHLTFSSLPYEDAITAKDTVLKEKRDRWHESLAKDIYIQEAINVLDDLQNSETKAKVTPMVGKKKKDKTVVGS, encoded by the coding sequence ATGAAAACTATATTAAATTTTATGAGAAGGAATTACAAAATTTTGCTGCTTGTGATGGCACTATCGCTGGCATTTTGGAGCTTTATGCCCAAAGCCAAAGTAGTTGATCCAGAAAAAGATAAATTATTATTAGAGTTGTTAACTTTTGTAATACAGCGCGGCCACTATGACCCTGTTGCCGTTGATGATGAATTTTCGAAAGGATTATACAAAGATTATGTGCAAGCACTCGATCCTTCCAAAAGATTTTTTTTACAAGAAGATATTGACGCTTTTGCAAAATATGAACTAGATCTTGACGACCAGATTAAAAATCGTGATTTAACATTTTTTGATTTAACCTATAGCAAATTGATGCAACGTATCAAGGAAAGTGAAGGTTACTATAAAACGATTTTATCAAAACCATTCAATTATACTATTGACGAAGGCTTTGACACCGACTACGATAAATTACCGTATGCAAAAAATACTACAGAGCTAAAGGAAAAGTGGCGCAAACAGATCAAACTTTCAACTTTGTCCTCTCTGTCTAATAAACTAGAACTTCAGGAAAAAGCAAAAGATCCTGCAGTGCGAGATTCAATTGCAAAAAATTCAAAAAAGAAGGAAAAAGATTTAGTTGAAATCGAATCAAAAACCTTCGAACAGTTGGAGAAAGAGACGAGAGAAAATTCACTTAAATCACTTGATGAATATTTCAGCTTTGTTGATGATCTGGATAGAAATGATTGGTTTGCAGTATTTGTAAACTCAATTGCGGCTAGATTCGATCCTCATACTTCATATTTTGCTCCAGATGATAAAGAACGTTTTGATGTTAGTATGAGCGGAAAACTTGAAGGAATAGGTGCCAGGTTGCAAAAGAAAAATGACTATACCGAGATTACAGATCTTATATCTGGCGGTCCAGCTTGGAGGCAAAAGGAATTAGAACCGGGGGATCAAATTTTAAAGGTAGCTCAAGGTAATAAAGAACCTGTAGATGTTGTAGGAATGCGCCTTGATGATGTTGTAAAGAAAATTAAAGGACCAAAAGGAACTGAAGTAAGATTATCTGTAAAAAAGACAGATGGAACATTAAAAGTAATTTCGATTATTAGAGATGAAGTAGAAATTGAGGAAACTTATGCTAAATCGAGCATTGTCATCAAAGACGGACTTAAATATGGTATTATTTACCTTCCGAAATTTTATATAGATTTTGAAGATCGCAATGGTCGAGATGCTGCAAAGGATATGGCTCTGGAAGTCGATCGTCTAAAGGCTGAGGGTGTCAAAGGAATTGTAGTAGATGTTCGTGATAATGGCGGTGGTTCGCTTAAAACAGTGGTAGATATTGCTGGACTTTTCATTGAAGAGGGTCCGATTGTACAAATTAAATCGGCCAATAAGCGTAAAGAAATTTTATCCGATACAGATAAAAAAGTGCAGTGGGATGGACCTCTTGTAATTATGGTAAATAGTTTTTCAGCTTCAGCATCAGAAATTTTGGCTGCGGCTTTACAAGATTACCATAGAGCGGTTATTATCGGAAGCAAGCAGACCTATGGTAAAGGAACGGTTCAAAATGTGTTTGATCTTAACCAGTTTGTACGCAACACAAGTTTTGGCGATTTGGGCGCATTAAAAACGACAACTCAAAAATTTTACCGCATTAATGGTGGTTCTACCCAGTTAGAAGGAGTACATAGCGATATTGCAATTCCAGACAGATATGCCTATGTAAAAATGGGAGAGCGTGATATTGATAATGCAATGGGCTTTGACAAAATTGATAAGGCTAACTACAAGCTTTGGACGAAACAATATAATTTTGATGCAGCTATTGCAAATAGTAAATCGCGAGTGTCCAAAAATGAAGCTTTTAAATTGATTGATGAGAATGCGAAGTGGATAAATGATAGAAGTGAAGAGACAGTTTACACTTTAAAACTCGATAATTTTCAAAAGGAGCAAAAGGAACTTGAACTAAAAGCAAAAAAGTATAAAGCTTTGGCAGATTACAGCAATCACCTTACCTTTAGTTCACTTCCTTACGAGGATGCGATAACTGCAAAAGACACTGTTTTAAAAGAAAAACGTGACAGATGGCATGAAAGCTTAGCGAAAGATATTTATATTCAAGAAGCTATTAATGTTTTGGATGATCTCCAAAATTCTGAAACTAAAGCAAAAGTAACTCCGATGGTTGGAAAGAAGAAAAAGGATAAAACTGTCGTTGGGTCATAA
- the surE gene encoding 5'/3'-nucleotidase SurE — protein sequence MKKPLILVTNDDGITAPGMRALIEVMQELGEVVVVAPDKPQSAMGHAITINSTLFINKISTADSEIVEYSCSGTPVDCVKMAVSEILHRKPDLCVSGINHGSNSSINVIYSGTMSAAVEAGIEGIPAIGFSLQDFAWNANFEPTKKFVKTIATQVLAQGLPDGVLLNVNFPKLPENQIKGIKVCRQAKASWKESFDKRQTPHGRDYYWLTGEFVNEDKGEDTDEWALENGYISLVPVQFDLTAHHAMQQINTWNLNEQN from the coding sequence ATGAAGAAACCTTTAATACTTGTCACCAATGATGACGGAATAACTGCTCCGGGAATGCGCGCTCTAATCGAGGTAATGCAAGAGTTGGGCGAAGTAGTTGTTGTTGCACCTGACAAACCCCAAAGTGCAATGGGTCACGCCATCACAATTAATAGTACATTATTTATTAATAAAATATCGACTGCAGATTCTGAAATTGTTGAATATAGTTGCTCCGGAACTCCAGTAGATTGCGTAAAAATGGCGGTTAGCGAAATACTCCATAGAAAACCAGATTTATGTGTTTCAGGAATAAATCACGGATCTAATTCTTCTATAAATGTAATTTATTCAGGAACGATGAGTGCAGCAGTAGAGGCTGGAATTGAAGGAATACCTGCCATTGGCTTTTCACTACAAGATTTTGCTTGGAATGCCAATTTTGAACCAACAAAGAAATTTGTAAAAACAATTGCTACGCAAGTTTTAGCACAAGGACTTCCGGACGGAGTTCTTCTGAATGTAAATTTCCCGAAACTACCTGAAAATCAAATTAAGGGAATTAAAGTATGTAGACAGGCAAAAGCATCTTGGAAAGAAAGTTTTGACAAAAGACAAACCCCCCACGGGCGAGATTACTATTGGCTCACGGGCGAATTTGTAAATGAAGATAAAGGCGAAGATACTGACGAGTGGGCTTTGGAAAATGGCTATATTTCGCTTGTACCTGTACAGTTTGATCTGACCGCACATCATGCGATGCAACAAATTAACACTTGGAATCTAAATGAACAAAATTAA
- the lpxB gene encoding lipid-A-disaccharide synthase has protein sequence MRYYILAGEASGDLHGAELMKELKKQDPTAEIRFWGGDLMAAAGGTIVKHYRDLAFMGFAEVLFNLKTILGNIKICKRDILEFRPDAIIFIDYPGFNMRIAKWAKNNGFPTHYYISPQIWAWKENRITAIKRDIDHMYVILPFEKDFYEKKHNYKVEFVGHPLLDVINKKKDADFSEFRTLNNLSDKPIIALLPGSRKQEITKMLSVMTSVADSFLDYQFVIAGAPGQEDSFYEQFLSNKNILFVSNQTYNLLSISHAALVTSGTATLETALFKVPEVVCYKGNWASYQIAKRIITLKYISLVNLIMDRLVVEELIQEEFNKTSLTKALKKILNPDHRATLFHDYELLEEQLGRNGAAKKTAMRIVQSLQ, from the coding sequence ATGAGATATTACATACTAGCTGGAGAAGCTTCGGGTGACTTGCATGGAGCTGAATTAATGAAAGAGTTGAAAAAACAAGATCCCACTGCCGAAATCCGGTTTTGGGGTGGCGATTTGATGGCTGCAGCTGGCGGCACAATAGTTAAACACTACCGCGATTTGGCTTTTATGGGATTTGCAGAAGTTCTTTTTAACCTCAAGACGATTCTAGGCAATATCAAAATTTGTAAAAGAGATATATTAGAATTTCGACCAGATGCGATCATATTTATTGACTATCCAGGCTTTAATATGCGAATTGCCAAATGGGCAAAAAACAATGGATTTCCAACACACTACTATATCTCCCCACAGATATGGGCATGGAAAGAGAACAGAATTACGGCAATAAAACGCGATATTGACCATATGTACGTGATTCTCCCATTTGAAAAAGATTTTTATGAAAAAAAACACAATTATAAGGTGGAATTTGTTGGCCATCCTTTATTAGATGTTATAAATAAAAAGAAAGATGCAGATTTCTCCGAATTCCGAACATTAAATAATCTTTCCGACAAACCAATTATTGCGTTGCTACCAGGAAGCAGAAAACAAGAAATTACCAAAATGCTCTCGGTTATGACTTCTGTGGCTGACTCATTTCTCGATTATCAATTTGTAATTGCTGGAGCACCAGGACAAGAAGATTCATTTTACGAACAATTCTTAAGCAATAAAAACATTCTCTTTGTTAGTAATCAGACATACAATTTACTAAGTATTTCACATGCCGCACTTGTAACTTCAGGAACGGCCACATTAGAAACTGCGTTATTCAAAGTGCCCGAAGTTGTATGCTACAAAGGCAACTGGGCCTCCTACCAAATTGCGAAGCGAATAATTACATTAAAATACATCTCCCTTGTCAATTTAATAATGGATAGATTGGTGGTTGAAGAATTGATTCAGGAAGAATTTAATAAAACTTCGTTAACAAAAGCTTTAAAAAAAATACTAAACCCTGACCATAGAGCTACCCTATTTCATGATTATGAATTGCTCGAAGAACAATTAGGACGTAACGGCGCAGCAAAGAAAACTGCTATGAGGATTGTGCAAAGTTTACAGTAA
- a CDS encoding C40 family peptidase has product MHKKLILLTCLLVSSVTFSQVVTSKKTAERKGIYQKPSTEATVATSNSDKKSKAVNKPINSKTLKSLLNEKGGEDIAPTATENYLAVQMINNAMEFMGVKYRTGGTSKAGMDCSGMVTAVFNIFDKSIPRTSRDMAQIGQKIADKEVQKGDLIFFKTNGRSSINHVGLVIGADEEGIQFIHSSTSKGVIVSSTKESYYKKAFAQVNRVL; this is encoded by the coding sequence ATGCATAAGAAACTGATTCTCCTAACTTGTCTGCTTGTATCTTCGGTGACATTCTCACAGGTAGTTACAAGTAAAAAAACAGCTGAAAGGAAAGGAATATACCAAAAACCTTCTACCGAAGCCACTGTTGCAACTTCAAATAGTGATAAAAAATCAAAAGCAGTTAACAAACCTATTAATAGCAAAACTTTAAAATCTTTGCTAAATGAAAAAGGCGGAGAAGATATTGCACCTACGGCTACCGAAAATTACCTAGCAGTTCAGATGATTAATAATGCTATGGAATTTATGGGTGTAAAATATCGCACTGGTGGTACTAGCAAAGCAGGAATGGACTGTTCTGGAATGGTTACTGCAGTATTCAATATTTTTGACAAATCAATCCCACGCACTTCAAGAGACATGGCGCAAATTGGACAAAAAATCGCAGACAAAGAAGTTCAAAAGGGCGATTTGATTTTCTTTAAAACAAATGGTCGTAGTAGCATTAATCACGTAGGATTAGTTATTGGAGCAGATGAAGAAGGAATTCAATTTATTCATTCTTCTACTAGTAAAGGCGTTATTGTATCCTCAACAAAAGAATCTTACTATAAAAAAGCATTTGCACAAGTGAACAGAGTGCTTTAA
- a CDS encoding ComEC/Rec2 family competence protein produces MLVLKYPIAKVSICFVTGIVVAVYFPLGRASIVTITAFALATFIITYFATLHKAYSPYFAASFVGAAFSLGMLAQEMHNLKQDPSHFSQKQSVFSKSNQLQIVLLQRLKPTAYSERYIGKIQKIDEENSKGKILINFANNEENHLLSVGSVFRVSTVIQAQKPPLNPDSFDYGKYLATKGIHGQVTIDASTIELRNVPHRNLRYYADQIRLHIIQNLSKHGFPPAEIPIISALFLGKQQDISASVLRDYQLAGAVHILSVSGLHVGFILIFINFLMRPLPKNNSGNLVRLIITITLLWTFAVIAGLSPSVVRSVTMFSFVAWGLLLRRQTNIYYILLLSIFVILLVEPAFVFDVGFQLSYTTLFFIIWLQPKLKRIWNPRHKILAYLNGILSVSVAAQIGALPLSIYYFHQFPGLFFITNLLIIPALTIIMILGIAVLVLAAFDYVPLYPMKLLSEGVKIINYVINKIASEEQFIISNIPFNKMLLSTFYLLIISIALFIYKRNFNRIALVLIAIISVQTALILTKKNSQSSSEFVIFHKTAETILSSRSGKNVVVYSSDTVASKVLENSAIKGYLVNNFIKKPQIKSVSNVFTFRDKRILLIDSAAVHPKNATVDVLILTQSAKINFERLLIDLHPKIVVADGSNYKTQVRRWEETALKQKIPFHKTSEEGFFRVK; encoded by the coding sequence ATGCTTGTACTCAAATATCCCATAGCCAAAGTTTCTATCTGTTTTGTCACAGGTATTGTGGTTGCGGTCTACTTCCCGCTTGGTAGAGCATCTATTGTCACGATAACAGCTTTTGCACTTGCAACATTTATCATTACCTACTTCGCCACCTTACACAAGGCGTACTCTCCTTACTTCGCTGCGTCATTTGTTGGAGCTGCATTTTCCCTAGGCATGCTTGCTCAAGAAATGCACAATTTAAAGCAAGATCCAAGTCACTTTTCGCAAAAGCAAAGTGTATTTTCTAAATCAAATCAGCTCCAAATTGTACTCTTGCAACGACTTAAGCCTACCGCTTATTCAGAACGTTATATTGGCAAGATTCAAAAAATAGACGAAGAAAATTCTAAGGGTAAAATTCTAATTAATTTCGCGAATAATGAAGAAAACCACCTGCTATCTGTAGGGAGTGTATTTCGCGTTTCTACAGTTATACAAGCCCAAAAGCCACCTCTTAATCCAGATAGCTTTGATTACGGAAAATACCTCGCGACCAAAGGAATCCACGGACAAGTTACTATTGATGCAAGCACTATTGAATTGCGCAATGTACCACACCGGAATTTGCGCTATTATGCTGATCAAATTCGACTCCATATAATTCAGAATCTCTCAAAACATGGCTTTCCGCCAGCCGAAATACCTATTATATCAGCATTGTTTTTGGGAAAACAGCAAGATATATCAGCTTCTGTATTGAGAGACTACCAACTTGCAGGCGCGGTTCATATCTTGTCAGTGTCGGGATTGCATGTAGGGTTTATTTTAATTTTTATAAATTTCTTGATGAGGCCACTTCCCAAAAATAATAGCGGTAATCTTGTACGACTGATAATAACCATCACCCTACTTTGGACTTTTGCGGTAATTGCGGGACTTTCGCCTTCGGTTGTACGATCTGTAACTATGTTTTCGTTTGTGGCGTGGGGTCTGTTGCTACGCCGTCAAACAAACATCTATTACATTCTTTTACTTTCGATATTTGTAATTCTACTTGTAGAACCGGCATTTGTTTTTGATGTTGGTTTTCAACTGAGTTATACTACCTTGTTTTTCATTATTTGGCTACAGCCAAAACTCAAAAGGATTTGGAATCCACGTCATAAAATCTTAGCCTATTTAAACGGCATATTATCTGTCTCGGTTGCAGCACAAATTGGAGCTTTGCCACTAAGTATTTACTATTTTCACCAATTCCCAGGATTGTTTTTCATAACAAATCTCCTGATAATCCCTGCACTAACTATTATTATGATTCTAGGAATAGCCGTTCTAGTACTAGCAGCTTTTGACTATGTACCACTTTATCCTATGAAATTATTGTCTGAAGGCGTCAAAATTATAAATTATGTCATTAATAAAATTGCTTCGGAAGAACAATTTATCATCAGTAATATACCTTTCAATAAAATGCTATTATCAACTTTCTACCTTTTGATTATTAGCATAGCATTATTTATTTACAAAAGAAATTTTAATAGAATTGCCCTTGTACTTATTGCCATAATTTCGGTACAAACTGCACTTATATTGACTAAAAAGAACTCGCAATCTTCAAGTGAGTTTGTTATATTTCACAAAACAGCCGAAACTATTCTTAGTTCCCGCTCAGGTAAAAATGTAGTTGTATATTCATCTGATACCGTCGCTTCAAAAGTTCTTGAGAACAGCGCAATTAAAGGATATTTGGTAAATAACTTCATCAAAAAACCACAAATTAAATCTGTCTCCAATGTTTTTACATTTCGCGATAAGCGTATTTTATTAATTGATAGCGCAGCCGTGCATCCTAAAAACGCCACTGTTGATGTTTTGATACTAACCCAATCTGCAAAAATAAATTTTGAGAGATTGCTAATAGATTTGCATCCAAAAATTGTTGTTGCTGACGGATCGAACTATAAAACTCAAGTCAGACGGTGGGAAGAGACAGCTTTAAAACAAAAAATCCCCTTCCACAAAACAAGTGAAGAGGGATTTTTTAGAGTGAAATAA